Proteins encoded by one window of Fusarium graminearum PH-1 chromosome 1, whole genome shotgun sequence:
- a CDS encoding 40S ribosomal protein S15, giving the protein MADEYDAEQAAELKRKRAFRKFSYRGIDLDQLLDLSSDQLRDVVHARARRRINRGLKRRPMGLIKKLRKAKQEAQPNEKPDLVKTHLRDMIVVPEMIGSVIGIYSGKEFNQVEIKPEMVGHYLAEFSISYKPVKHGRPGIGATHSSRFIPLK; this is encoded by the exons ATGGCTGACGAATAC GACGCCGAGCAGGCTGCTGAGctcaagagaaagagagcgTTCCGAAAGTTCTCCTACCGAGGAATCGACCTTGACCA GCTCCTCGACCTCTCCTCCGACCAGCTTCGCGATGTTGTCCACGCTCGTGCCCGCCGCAGGATCAACCGTGGTCTGAAGCGCCGCCCCATGGgtctcatcaagaagcttcgCAAGGCCAAGCAGGAGGCTCAGCCTAACGAGAAGCCCGACCTCGTCAAGACCCACCTCCGAGACATGATTGTCGTCCCCGAGATGATTGGCAGCGTCATCGGCATCTACTCCGGCAAGGAGTTCAACCAGGTCGAGATCAAGCCTGAGATGGTTGGTCACTACCTCGCTGAGTTCTCTATCTCATA CAAGCCCGTCAAGCACGGTCGACCCGGTATCGGTGCCACGCACTCTTCTCGTTTCATTCCCCTCAAGTAA